In Deltaproteobacteria bacterium GWC2_55_46, a single window of DNA contains:
- a CDS encoding glucose-1-phosphate cytidylyltransferase — MKTVILAGGLGTRLSEETVIKPKPIVEIGGRPILWHIMSIYSAHGFNEFVIALGYKGGMIKEYFLNYYYHHSDITVDLRTGKIEAGGNGRKDWVVQLVDTGANSMTGGRLWRLRDRLGDGTFMLTYGDGVGNVDIARLVEFHRSHGRLATITVVRPSARFGEVRFNGNLDEITDFKEKPQTGEGWINGGFFVFEPGVFDYLGGDDAVLEGDPLENLARDRQLMAFRHEGFWQCMDTLRDKQLLERSWESGKAGWKVW; from the coding sequence ATGAAGACAGTCATACTTGCAGGGGGGCTTGGCACGAGGCTTAGCGAGGAGACGGTAATAAAGCCCAAGCCTATAGTGGAGATCGGTGGCAGGCCGATACTCTGGCATATCATGAGCATATACTCTGCCCACGGCTTCAATGAGTTCGTAATCGCCCTGGGCTATAAGGGAGGCATGATAAAGGAATACTTCCTCAACTACTATTACCACCATAGCGACATCACCGTAGACTTGAGGACCGGCAAGATAGAGGCTGGAGGCAACGGACGGAAGGATTGGGTCGTTCAACTCGTCGACACCGGCGCGAACTCCATGACCGGGGGACGGCTCTGGAGGCTCAGGGACCGGCTCGGCGATGGTACGTTCATGCTCACGTACGGGGACGGTGTCGGAAACGTTGACATCGCGAGACTGGTCGAGTTCCACAGGTCCCATGGCAGGCTTGCCACGATAACCGTGGTAAGGCCGTCGGCCAGGTTCGGCGAGGTCAGGTTCAACGGAAATCTCGACGAGATCACTGATTTCAAGGAGAAGCCGCAGACAGGCGAAGGCTGGATAAACGGCGGGTTCTTCGTATTCGAGCCTGGGGTCTTCGACTACCTTGGCGGGGACGATGCCGTACTTGAGGGCGACCCGCTTGAGAACCTCGCCAGGGACAGGCAGCTCATGGCCTTCAGGCACGAGGGCTTCTGGCAGTGCATGGACACGCTCAGGGACAAGCAGCTGCTGGAGAGGTCGTGGGAGAGCGGAAAGGCAGGGTGGAAGGTATGGTGA